In a single window of the Cherax quadricarinatus isolate ZL_2023a chromosome 88, ASM3850222v1, whole genome shotgun sequence genome:
- the LOC128698440 gene encoding uncharacterized protein gives MPKIRKRISKKKKDQLKAARMMRKLGGRFIFDKAAEREEEEVAGEGHAGTSCLPSLSLTSSATSLPLPLDPLGDDNDSSVEIILQPNARKRKLNQRKRLSSDADTDVSRVDECFSDLELENHPVLEPVPSTSVPSTSVPSTSVSSTSVSSTSGSSNHDSPYVPSTDSDDSDVTEPTTLVSSAKRRVSYHKKKVIEVDDDKQIIMSKKYLLEVIMRNCPQCLSEKVKVEFKTRHLETFVTVQCEECGGKYGREPHSNGDLNGSTYLSVYSEMLRGGCFSSFSRSNAINRFPSLQCCIYKRYADEITIKAIQKCQETLEESRKIIFAVYKKIGQMPYENGILPVQVMYDGTYHIQGYHSKLAMGIVIEAETKLVLDYVVLSEYCLRCSLLKALLYKKKMSQINYDASMEKHRPKCSKNYSGTSCSMEVEAAKIIWPRSVEYDMQFEVIVSDSDDTETLAGLRSMDNGEGPYPDMLVRKEECIDYYSKRLKIRLQQLAKNIYSEKLRESGESRKQSSLTGKDLLTDVTIEKLASYFSHDIRQNINTNEEKMKNVILSSLYHCCSTDNRPQHHLCPKGANSWCFYQRANATNTKPPSHNTMKARLRLEPENEAAVKQIYHELTSKDKMQRCLKVRGQNPNESLHQRISSYCPKTKYKFKRDLDFAAAHAISEYNSGYENTCLDTSFGLKRSRVTQQKLRKLDELMQKNSGRRDK, from the coding sequence ATGCCGAAAATAAGGAAAAGAATAAGTAAGAAGAAGAAGGACCAACTGAAAGCTGCAAGGATGATGAGGAAGCTAGGTGGTAGATTCATCTTTGATAAagcagcagagagagaggaggaagaggtagcTGGTGAGGGACATGCTGGTACCTCATGTCTACCTTCTCTCTCACTAACATCATCTGCCACATCTCTTCCTCTGCCTCTTGATCCTCTCGGTGACGATAACGACTCATCGGTGGAAATTATCTTGCAACCAAACGCAAGGAAGCGTAAACTTAATCAAAGAAAACGTTTGTCTTCTGACGCAGATACAGATGTTTCTCGGGTAGACGAATGCTTTTCTGACCTTGAACTTGAGAACCATCCAGTGCTTGAACCAGTGCCTTCCACTTCAGTGCCTTCCACTTCAGTGCCTTCCACTTCAGTGTCTTCCACATCAGTGTCTTCCACATCAGGAAGCTCAAACCATGACAGTCCTTATGTACCATCAACcgacagtgatgacagtgacgTGACAGAACCAACAACACTTGTGAGCAGTGCAAAGAGACGTGTATCATATCATAAAAAGAAAGTAATCGAAGTTGACGATGATAAACAAATAATAATGAGCAAGAAATATTTACTAGAGGTTATAATGCGAAATTGTCCACAGTGTTTGAGTGAGAAGGTTAAAGTGGAGTTTAAAACACGTCACCTGGAAACTTTTGTGACAGTACAGTGTGAAGAATGTGGTGGAAAATATGGCAGAGAACCACATTCAAATGGTGATCTAAATGGTAGTACATATCTAAGTGTTTATAGTGAAATGCTCCGCGGTGGTTGTTTCAGCAGCTTCTCGCGTTCTAATGCAATCAACAGATTTCCTTCATTGCAATGTTGTATCTACAAACGATACGCAGACGAAATTACGATTAAGGCAATACAAAAATGTCAAGAAACCCTGGAAGAATCGCGTAAAATTATATTTGCTGTGTATAAAAAGATAGGACAAATGCCCTATGAAAATGGCATTCTTCCGGTGCAAGTGATGTATGACGGCACATATCACATCCAAGGCTATCATTCCAAACTTGCAATGGGAATTGTAATTGAAGCTGAAACTAAACTTGTTCTTGATTATGTAGTGTTATCGGAATATTGTCTTCGTTGCAGCCTATTGAAAGCACTGTTATATAAGAAAAAAATGAGTCAAATAAATTACGATGCTTCTATGGAAAAGCACAGACCGAAGTGTTCGAAAAACTACAGTGGTACTTCCTGCAGTATGGAGGTAGAGGCTGCAAAAATAATCTGGCCACGATCTGTTGAATACGATATGCAGTTTGAGGTGATTGTGAGCGATAGTGATGACACTGAAACGCTCGCAGGTCTCCGAAGCATGGACAATGGGGAAGGACCTTACCCTGACATGTTAGTTAGAAAAGAAGAATGCATCGATTATTATTCCAAAAGACTGAAAATCCGCTTGCAACAACTTGCAAAAAATATTTATAGTGAGAAATTGCGGGAAAGTGGCGAGTCAAGAAAACAGTCTTCATTAACAGGAAAGGACCTATTAACTGATGTAACAATAGAAAAGCTTGCCTCTTACTTTAGTCATGATATCAGGCAAAATATAAATACTAATGAAGAAAAAATGAAGAATGTTATATTATCAAGCCTCTATCACTGCTGTTCCACTGACAACAGACCACAGCATCACCTTTGCCCTAAAGGAGCTAACTCATGGTGTTTCTATCAGAGAGCAAACGCAACGAACACTAAGCCACCTTCCCATAACACAATGAAAGCCAGACTTAGACTAGAACCAGAGAACGAGGCTGCTGTCAAGCAAATATACCATGAGCTAACCAGTAAAGACAAGATGCAGCGGTGTCTGAAAGTACGAGGCCAAAACCCAAATGAAAGCCTGCACCAGCGCATCTCGTCTTATTGTCCCAAGACAAAATACAAATTCAAACGTGATCTAGACTTTGCTGCTGCACATGCTATTAGTGAATATAATAGTGGTTATGAAAATACGTGCCTGGACACCTCATTTGGCCTCAAACGCAGTAGAGTAACACAACAGAAACTGCGAAAATTGGACGAACTAATGCAAAAAAACAGTGGTAGGCGGGACAAATAA